Genomic window (Streptomyces sp. NBC_00078):
TGTTGCCCGAGGTGGGCTCAAGGATCGTGCAGCCCGGGGTCAGGCGGCCGTCCTTCTCCGCCTGTTCGATCATGTGCAGGGCCGGGCGGTCCTTGACCGAGCCCGTCGGGTTGCGGTCCTCGAGCTTGGCCCAGATCCGCACGTCGGCGGAGGGCGAGAGCCGCGGCAGGCGCACCAGAGGGGTGTTGCCCACCGCGGCCAGCGGGGAGTCGTAACGCATCCGGATCAGGCCATGCCGCCGGCCACGGCCGGCAGGATCGTCACGTTGTCGCCGTCGGCGAGCTTGGTGTTGATGCCTTCGAGGAAGCGGACGTCCTCGTCGTTCAGGTAGACGTTGACGAAGCGGCGCAGCTCGCCGGCGTCCACGATGCGGGCCTGGATGCCCGAGTGCCGGGTCTCGAGGTCGGCGAACAGCTCTGCGAGGGTGTCCCCGTTGCCCTCCACCGCCTTCTGGCCGTCGGTGTAGGTGCGGAGGATGGTGGGGATGCGGACCTCGATGGCCATGGTGGCGGGCTCCTGTCGGGAAGTGGTCTGGTCGGTGGGCGCACGACGACGCGCGCCGCGGCTCACGGCCGTACGGCGGCAGGGAACGTCAACAGATGGCGCTGTTCAGCCTGCACAGGTCGACGTGCAGCCGCGCCACGAGCAGCACGCTCGGCGCCTTGTCGCTCACGTCGTCCACAACCATGGGCTCATCGTATCGATTCCCGGCCCCGGTCCCCGAGTGTGATCTCGCATGCTGGATGAATTCTGACCGGATTGCGAGATCAGTACGCCTCTACGACCGTGACCTCCTCCTCCGTGACCTCGCCCTCCACGATGCGGTACGAGCGGAACTGGAAGTCGCCGAGGCCGTCGGTGTCCGCGGTCGACACCAGGACGTAGTGGGCGCCCGGCTCGTTGGCGTACGAGATGTCGGTGCGGGAGGGGTAGGCCTCGGTCGCCGTGTGCGAGTGGTAGATGACCACCGGCTCCTCGTCGCGGTCGTCCATCTCGCGGTAGAGCTTGAGCAGATCACCGGAGTCGAACTCGTAGAACGTGGGCGACATGGCCGCGTTCAGCATCGGGATGAAGCGCTCGGGGCGGTCCGAACCGGCCGGGCCCGCGACGACGCCGCACGCCTCGTCGGGGTGGTCCTTGCGCGCGTGCGCGACGATCTGGTCGACGAGGGCCTGGGTGATGGTCAGCATGCCGGTCAGGATAAGCAGGAATCAAAAGGGGCCGCGCGTGGCGGGTCAGGTGGGGCGGTGGTGGGCGACGGGCGGGCCGTCCCGTACCGAGGGGTGGTACGGGACGGCCCGGATGCCGGACGAGCCCGGTCAGCCGACCTTCTCCAGCGTCGGCTCGCGGCGCTGGGTGACCTCCGGGTTGCGGGCCTTGAGGACCGCCCAGCCGATGCCGAGGGCGACCGCCCAGCCCGCCATCACGTACAGGCAGATGCGGGAGTCGGCGTCGTAGGCGATCAGGCCGGTGACGAAGAGCAGGAACGCGATGGCGATGTAGGAGCACACCGCGCCGCCCGGCGCCGGGAAGGACGAGGCGGGCAGGCGGCCCGCGACGACCGCGCGGCGGTAGAGGACGTGGCTGATCAGGATCATCAGCCAGGTCCAGATGCCGGCCGCGGTGGCCACCGAGGTGACGTAGCCGAAGGCCTTCTCCGGGACGACGTAGTTCAGGATCACGCCGATGCCCATGAAGAGCACGGAGACGGTGATGCCGAGCGCCGGGGTCTTGGTGGAGGACAGCCTGCTGAAGGCCTTGGGGGCCTCGCCGTTGTCGGCCAGGTTGCGCAGCATGCGGCCCGTGGAGTACATGCCCGAGTTGCAGGAGGACAGGGCCGCGGTCAGCACGACGAAGTTGACGATGCCCGCGGCGGCCGGGATGCCGATCAGCGCGAACGCCTTCACGAAGGGGCTGACGCCCTCCGCGAACTGGGTCCACTTGACCACGCACAGGATGACGGTGAGCGCGCCGACGTAGAACAGCGCGATGCGCCAGGGCAGGGTGTTGATCGCCTTCGGGAGGGTCTTCTCGGGGTCCTCGGACTCGCCGGCCGTGACGCCGACCAGCTCGACGGCGAGGTAGGCGAACATGACGCCCTGGAGGGTCATCAGGGACGAGCCGACGCCGTGGGGGAAGAAGCCGTCGAACTGCCAGAGGTTGGCGACGGAGGCGGTGTCACCGGCGGCGCTGAAGCCGAAGGTGAGGACGCCCAGGCCGATCACGATCATGCCGATCAGGGCGGTGACCTTGACCATCGAGAACCAGAACTCCAGCTCTCCGAAGAGCTTCACGGAGATCAGGTTGACCCCGAAGAGGATCACCAGGAAGACCAGGGCGGTGACCCATTGCGGGACCGAAGGGAACCAGTAGTTGACGTAGATCGCGGCGGCCGTCAGTTCGGCCATGCCCGTGACGACCCACATCAGCCAGTACGTCCAGGCGGTGAAGTAGCCGAAGAACGGGCCGAGGAACTCGCGGGAGTACTCCGCGAAGGAGCCCGAGACCGGGCGGTACAGGAGCAGTTCGCCGAGCGCCCGCATGATGAAGAAGAT
Coding sequences:
- a CDS encoding MoaD/ThiS family protein — encoded protein: MAIEVRIPTILRTYTDGQKAVEGNGDTLAELFADLETRHSGIQARIVDAGELRRFVNVYLNDEDVRFLEGINTKLADGDNVTILPAVAGGMA
- a CDS encoding putative leader peptide, with product MVVDDVSDKAPSVLLVARLHVDLCRLNSAIC
- a CDS encoding Mov34/MPN/PAD-1 family protein, with product MLTITQALVDQIVAHARKDHPDEACGVVAGPAGSDRPERFIPMLNAAMSPTFYEFDSGDLLKLYREMDDRDEEPVVIYHSHTATEAYPSRTDISYANEPGAHYVLVSTADTDGLGDFQFRSYRIVEGEVTEEEVTVVEAY
- a CDS encoding amino acid permease, which translates into the protein MTSAQVDTSEQGSEEGYERGLGSRQVQMIAIGGAVGVGLFLGAGANIAKAGPSLIFMYALAGVIIFFIMRALGELLLYRPVSGSFAEYSREFLGPFFGYFTAWTYWLMWVVTGMAELTAAAIYVNYWFPSVPQWVTALVFLVILFGVNLISVKLFGELEFWFSMVKVTALIGMIVIGLGVLTFGFSAAGDTASVANLWQFDGFFPHGVGSSLMTLQGVMFAYLAVELVGVTAGESEDPEKTLPKAINTLPWRIALFYVGALTVILCVVKWTQFAEGVSPFVKAFALIGIPAAAGIVNFVVLTAALSSCNSGMYSTGRMLRNLADNGEAPKAFSRLSSTKTPALGITVSVLFMGIGVILNYVVPEKAFGYVTSVATAAGIWTWLMILISHVLYRRAVVAGRLPASSFPAPGGAVCSYIAIAFLLFVTGLIAYDADSRICLYVMAGWAVALGIGWAVLKARNPEVTQRREPTLEKVG